A stretch of DNA from Bactrocera neohumeralis isolate Rockhampton chromosome 6, APGP_CSIRO_Bneo_wtdbg2-racon-allhic-juicebox.fasta_v2, whole genome shotgun sequence:
TCTaatattctgaacgtttcggcaccagattctgcacacaaaatttaaaggaaattttttgttgaataatcataatcataaaaatcgccgaatgtacTTTAGGTACTTCAGAAAAACAAGtctatactaaacactaattattattttgatgtgacttttggcacagatgtcactgacagtcattctaaagtagaaaaaaattcgACGAATGTGTTTTcgcttgaaatttaaattaaaaagtcttactattttttgaccACAGTACAATACAAAGTTAATATTATTCTCTacttctacaaatattttggcaACATAactgttatatatgtacatagcattttaaaatcgaaatttacTGTCTttctaacatttatttttgatttgttacAGTTCAATAATACTTAAAGAACGGATATTgctttgtaaatatatactacACTTTGTATGCAGGCGTCATACATGGCATCTaaatattgtcacctaaaatgcaaaacaacgtatcatcaaaaaatcgaaattgagctttctattgcttacgattcactacatcatattgcatatgtatgtatttgtatatgtggcataaaattttcagctttcgcTGTCAGtcataaccaatatgtaaccaatttataaccacttcataaccagtttataaccaaaactcaaatttcagTTTCAATGTGATTGGTTTCtattaaccaatatataaccaatatataaccaatttataaccagtttataaccaaaactaaaattttgtttcaatgttagtggtttctattatatcgtctTCCTTTCgcttgtaaacttatgaaaagtgatataacgttattttgcattttaggtgaggatatgtatttttgtatttacatgtTTTACATAGATTAAGTTGCACGGAAGCCTATGtacattatatactatattcatatgtacatttgtagataaaatattttgtattaaatattattgtaactaattttGTGCGCTTTAAAGTTCATTTACTCGAATTTACAATATTaggttgtcgaaaaagtcttttcgtatttatttttttatatggtatgacacaatttgattggtagcactgcagATATACTACTGCAAcgatatctattgacaaaatactcaatattttaattaagttaaactAACTTAAGTCAAGTTAACATAGGCTTTTAATTTCTAGTGAGCACGTAGACAAAACTTTTAGCactatttcttaaaattttatcatttctAACGCCAAGAAAATACAACCTAAGCATGAGTCTCGAATAAGTCGCTCAGTATgactcaaaatatcaaaataagaTTATCTCGACTTAAGCCTTTTTAACATATTACAGTCCTACCAAGTGATTAGTAGGTGTATTTAACGTAGTTCATAAGTATAACTTAATTCTGATATGACCGTGATTGCGTCTGTTGGACTTTGATGGGCAATATTTCGTGTTCGACCGGAGTAAAATCTAAACtgtaaattacaattaaatttttcatgcaTTAAACGCTCTTATAAATATGCATGCGTGCATATGCACCTCaagtatatacaatattatttacattatagtacatatctacataagtTTATGTGTGTGATTGCGTGAAACGCCTTTAAATCTGTTTTACGAAACGCTAAGTGGTCATAGCGCTCTTAAATGCCTCGCTCTAGAAATAATAGAAACGAGTTTTTCAACTGCATTATACCGTAATTAACCTCGTAAACACATTGTTGCTGTAAGCGAGCAATATAAATTCGTGTTTGTTGTCCGTATGTCTTGCaagtaatttgtatattttttaaatatcttcgAGCGAGGCAGTCAAATGCTTTAAAGTGGATCTTCTGGCGGATTGATTTTGATGTTGCCGAGCGCATTCATGGCATGCGCGAACGTGACCGATGGACGCACAGTCGGAGCGGATAGGCTGGAAGCGGCGACCTCTCTGAAATTATTGCCGGTTTCGATAAATTGCGTTAGTCTGGTGGTGGAAGTGGCTACAGTCTTTATGGGCGCATTATCTCTGGTTGTTGCTGCAATTCTCGACGATGCTCGGCGCTTGGCTACCCGGCGTGAACTGGGATACAGCTGGCGTTCGCTGACGCAAGACGACATGTGATCTGTTATAGGTATTTGCGACAAGCGATCatagtattttatcattttgtGCTCATGATAGTCCGCATTTAATTCGAAATCATCCGTGGACTTGCCGTGTTTTTCAGTGTCCATAGGCACATAGGCTAGGTAGCACGGCGCTAGAGTGACAATTATTCGCAGCGCTGCATTTTTTAACGGAAATATTGCAAAGTCGGCAATCCAAGATATCGTTCAAGCACAGCGATACAGCGGCACAAGGGGAAAATAGCAATATGAAAAAACAAGCAACTGAAATATTTTagcttttacatttttaacgCTGAGCCACACCAACAATCAAGCCATCAAAGCCATAACAGCGCCACCAACACCGTCATATCATAGCCACAGCTGCAACAGCGTGCAAACTTACCGTCTACGGTTGGGTATGGTTGACGGCGCGGCATGCTGTGGGCTACAAGCTGGCGCCACAATGCCAAAGCACTGCAACGAGTCAGCTTGTTCAGTGCAATTAACCTGTTTTTGCCTTTCGCTCGTGCAGAGCTTCGTTCGAACTCAAGACGATGCCGCTGTTACTTCTGCTGGGCAGATTGTCCTTGTACTCCATGCTCATTATGGTGGAAATGGCCGCATGTGCCACCGGCAGATTGTCGTAGATGCACACGTAGATCCTGTGGCTAACGTAGACCACAATGAAGCAAAGGATGACCACGAGCAGCAGTATGAAAACGTACGCCAATATTGTGGGTATATAAACGATCGTGTCCAGCATTGTGTGGCGCGCAGATTTGTACGGTTCGTTGTTacagaaaattttattgttttgattttcgttttctttggattttttttttgttttccttttttaaataatgactTTAAACTGTACGAAAATATATCTACTCAGCGTCAGCAGTTCTTACTGAATGGCACGGTTGTGAATATGGAACTGATCGTCTTGTTTCTATGAATATTCCGCAGCGCATACTCTCCGCAAAGCGTACGTACGTCGTTGTTAATCATAcaaaagatataaacaaaatattctttGATTGCCGCTGCCGTTACACGAGGTGACACACTCAAATGCTCTGAACCGACTATTCGCGGTCGTTcctttgtttattgtttttgcgtTAAGTCAAATGTGCAATCGGCTGCATGACTGGTTAAACTCGTTGACTAATGCGGCATATTCTATTCAGTGTGTACGTGCGAGAGTGTAGCTACGAGCTGGCCGCGGTGGAAAAGCGTAGAACTCTCATTGGTTTAATTGAAAGtgtttgatgttgttgttcGTTTAGGTTTGATGGGTGCGGCGAGAGGCGGCATTGTAGCCATCGCCTCTTCTATGCTAGTAATTGCGTTCTCTGCACTCGTTGCGATAGCTATCGATTCGTCTATCGATGAATGCCTGGCAAACTTCGAGCGCTGCCTAAGTAGCTCGCAAAGGTAGTTATAAGCGGTTTGGAAAGAACGAAGTTGCgtagcaaaattaaattaaattttatggtgTTTCAAGCTTGTTTGTTAAGCAACAGATATGTAGGAATGTGTTTGCATGAAGTTGTTCCTTTGCAATGGTTTTATTCGTTGTGTAATGAACTGAATGCCCATATCGGCTTGTTACTTCATTTTGATGCAAGATACCGTGACGTATACGCAACCTCATTTCTCAAGCAAACTATAgaagatataataaatatgctaACTATGTGAATTGTTGTGCATTCCGTCGACGTTGTTAGGGTGGAAAGGAGAGGAATCACTTATAAAGTTACTGGGATTTTTTTTGCAGCGTTGCTAAAAGCCTAGTTTTTTTACAAGAAGCAGAAGAAGTGAAGTCATGGTATGTTCTTTCAGTAAAAGGCCATTTTTTTCCGCGTCATCAGGCCAGCACTCCTTCATCAGCCTAATAAAATTTCTTCTGATTTGTTTGTTAACTTTCAGCtacttaattgttttaaattttctgatcTTTGTATCTACATAACGGTGTTTAATCTTAAAcacctttttatttctttgcgaACACAGGaaaatgttattgaaaaaaaattccttcaaaaatttgagcccttagtTGAATCAACAAGAAGTTAAAAGCCTCCAATCGACACAACTGgaataaatttgtttgtgtaaaaaCATCTAGGACCAATGGGAGTATATCGGCAACTTACATGGCGGCCGGACAACTGGTCATAAACTATTTCTTTATTCGCGTAAATACCGCTTatgtggttatagccgagtactgcgtcgaatactttcagatctggcgcgttttcgtccattccaacaacatgac
This window harbors:
- the LOC126761572 gene encoding uncharacterized protein LOC126761572, whose translation is MLDTIVYIPTILAYVFILLLVVILCFIVVYVSHRIYVCIYDNLPVAHAAISTIMSMEYKDNLPSRSNSGIVLSSNEALHERKAKTALRIIVTLAPCYLAYVPMDTEKHGKSTDDFELNADYHEHKMIKYYDRLSQIPITDHMSSCVSERQLYPSSRRVAKRRASSRIAATTRDNAPIKTVATSTTRLTQFIETGNNFREVAASSLSAPTVRPSVTFAHAMNALGNIKINPPEDPL